In the Ricinus communis isolate WT05 ecotype wild-type chromosome 3, ASM1957865v1, whole genome shotgun sequence genome, ttaaattctacagTGATTTAGATGAGATTaccattaatttatttatttggttgAGTTATTTGTAATTTCATGTCTTTTTAGCAAAGGAGAAGaaattttaggtttaattAAGCAAGTCAGAAAAATTAGAAGGCCTAGAAGCAAAAAGGAGTATGTTGGAAACGTGTCAAAAAAAATAGAGCCCATGAGAGATCGCGACTCCTCCCGCTAGGTCACACAAAGCACGAATAAGAAACTGACTATCGCGAGCGCAAGGCTGTTGCGAGCACAGGGAAGCTGATGAGAGATCTCTTTGTGGTCGCATATAGGAATGGCAATTGGTAAGTGTTGTTGGTTATCTGCAAATGCACGGGTTAAACAAGTAGTACAGAAAAATATTGTCCCACGAGGTGGTGTTAAGTACTAGCTAATAGGTGGCTTCAATTATCTAAGAGTCTAAGAGATATTGTGTGTCTagattaattcaataaaagcAAATTGAATTAAGAGCTAATTTTAAGAAAGTTACTAACTCAAACTAACAAAGAACTAAAtgaaagatttaaattaagaGACATTAATACGGTAAAGTGCTCTAGGAGGGGCTTTCCTCAATGACAAGCCAAGTCTTCAAATTACTATTCTTTTGAGTTCAGAATGATGAATGAGAAGGCGAATTATCcttaaaatatctattaatgTCTCTCAAGAATTAAAAGACGTGTTAGAATGAATTCAATACATATTTTCATgttaaaaagttaataaaacCCATTAATCAAGTGGAAACTCGATTGATCCTTAAAGGAGCAAGCTTATTTCTAAGTCAAAATCCTAAGTTTAAGAACTAATGATTCTAATATCAAGTTTCACCTTTCAGTCCTTCACTTGGGTATCTAGATCAAGTAAATATAAGCACCAACACATTCACAAGTATTAAGCATAAAAGTAGTTAAATCATCATTCAAGATCTTCAACTCAAATGAGATTCATTCAAACATCATGGCAAATTGAGAGAGTACAACCCCTTCGCTAGAGAGAAAGCATTTTAGCTACACATGATtactaaaataacttaaaaataagttGTAGATATAGCATACATAAATTGAAAGCAAAAATATAGCGAAATAAGTaagagagtgagttaaaagaaaattaatggGTCTTCATTAATTATCTCCTTTTTCCTCTAATCTCCTCATTGATTACTCTAAATggttctcttttctttaatcttcactgaaaatacattaaaatcataaagaCTAAACAAGAATCTAAGTTTTTAAAAGTGGTAAGTGGGTGGCTCTTCAAGTTCTTGTCTTGAAGATATAGTGGTTGGATGTCTCCTCCTTATTCTTTCGAATAAAATCCTAGAAGGAAGATATAGTCTCTTTAAAGAAAAGCACATGCTCatttttatctaattctgATAAAATTGAGGGCCTCAATCTTTTAGTGCCTATGAGATAAAAGGCCTCGATTTTGGATAATAGCTTTGGTTGATTCTTCTTTAGAAACTAAGGATCTCGATTTCTTATGCCTTGCGAAATCGATGGCCTCTATTTTTAGGCGATTTGTAATCTTTTGAATaacttttgttctttattttgcttGGCGCTGTTGAGCTTTTCTAGCTCTTTTCTCCTCCATTTAGGGCGCCTATCAATAAACACAAAACACCATCGAAAGTgattatttatcaaaagaattACTAAAATGGTATGCTCTTAAGGGTAAAATCAATGTGAATATGTGTGTGGAAATTGCTCACATTAGTAGGGTATCTGTCCATTTAAGGATATCCGAACCCAAATCCGATTAAAAGACACATATCTAAACTCGTCCCAAATCCTATTTAAATCCGAATAGAAATACCAGCATACTACTCGAACCCAATTAAAATTcggttaattttaaatagctattatatattttttataaatatttaaatagataaCATGTACCCTATCTGTTTTATATAAACATTTGGGTAATTAAATGGATATTCATTTACCGAATccgtttataataattaacttttaaaatatattaataaaaattaataaaaataaaaaaatatagaaaaactACTAATCaaatgtaaatatttaatatttaatattcgATATGTTAATACAGCCTAagcataaatttaaaaatatttaaaataatattctaagtaacaaaaataaaataaaaagtaataatatttaacataaTCAGGTTCGGGTAACCGGTACCCACGGATTTAAATTCGAACTTAACTCAAACTCGTTACGGACAGTAAAATCAAATCtcaaatttgtttattattaccCAAATCCATCTCATTAGGTATTTTGGTCTTTCAAGAGTTTATGGCTTTATAAACATGAGGGAGCTCAATTTTTAGAGTGGATTAGTAAGTgtttagaattagaaaaagtTGCTAGAGGCAAGGATTGAAAAAGATTTGAGGATCATGATTCAAAcgttcttcttttcttcttgttttattttattatttttagattaagTTCAATGgattcatttatttttgttagtttgaattttattatgagTAGCTAAGTTTAATTGGTTGAAAAACTCATTAACCTTATTCTATAATTTGAATTAGTAATATTTCTTTGATTAttggtttaattattttaatttattatcccTGTGCTTTATATGATTGTGAATATAAatgtctaatatttataatagatCTAGGTATTAAGCAAGTAACGAAAATTGAAGTTTGATATTagtttaagaaatattaaataatactaTTAAGACTTAGACATAAAGCTTAGGTTATTGAGATTTGCTTAAATTTACCATAAGACTTAAGGAGTTCATATTAGTATAACTGATCACTTAGTAGGCAAGTAATTAATCTGAATATGGTGGATATGATTTGAAAGAATATATTTGCTAACTTGGGGTAAATTATATTCAAGATTATTTAAGCTAGATTCAAAGAATAGTTAATCGAATTATAAAAGTATGGGAGAAACCTAATTTcaagtttttattaatttaatttctttattttcaaattcaatctaaactatttttaatataattagtacaaaattataatatattctaatattaagtACTACAAATCTtgctttcatatatatatatatatataaatttataaattaaatttttttattaaattaaagtggagaaaaaaatctaaaaatttagaaacataatttaaaaaatacatacaaaataaaaatatgctaAAATTAGTTCacaaatttaaagtaaaattaaaatataataatataatataaattagcaCTACTGATACTAATACTGTAATTAACtctattagttttattatattttctaataaataattgtctaCTTTGTTGCTAATTAACTCACATAAAAAATctcataatattttcttaaaaatttcatagtatatttttgtttttgtttttgctaaaaattaatactacAATAACacaatgatttttttttttattctcataAGTGGCACTCTCATTTTagcaaatttattatttaaatattgaatatattaatttatgttgtATTTTGAAAGTAAAATAGTTAGTGACTTGCCTAAAGACCTCcacaatttataataatttttaagaataataattttattttaaataagttatctatttctatcaaattcataGTAATGTGTAATATCACAATTAATACTTTATATACCatataagttattatttatatgtaacattttttataaatattgtcaaatgagaaaagaaaacttaattaatcaatttatttaccaaccatacaaattttcatttaaaaccccaaattaaagtaattatatttttaatccttatttcaaaattaattttcaatttaatcctaacaataaattaacttaattaatcaatttactaactatttttcaattaaaatcaacaccattagctaattgaaatttgctattcctcaataaaaatttttataaaaatattatttattaattatttcataacttttaaatatagaatttaattcatatactcATACGGGGagaaaattaagtgaccaaaaatataatttattcctcaagaaatttacttaattaattttataaaaatcaaactaattaggtatagaaaaataactctctTACTTTTATCTAGTAttgaaatttcattttaaatcattccaattaaattaattaaaaataaaataatattaatttgaataaaaatttattattaattattattaatatattattaaaatagatattaactcacaaaaaaaatctcataatattttcttaaaatttcataaaatctttttattttttttgctaaaaattaatattaaagtagCACAATGATTTTTTTAGTTCTCACAAGTCTCACTCTCTTTTTagcatatttattatttaaatattgaatatattaatttatgttgtATTTTGAAAGTTAAAAAGTTAGTGACTTGCCTAAAAACCTCCAcaacttataataatttttaataataatagtctCGTTTTAAATAAGTTATCTATTTCTATCAAAGTTATAGTAATGTgtaatatcataattaatactttatataccatataagtattatttatgtttaacattttttataaatattatcaaatgagaaaaaaaaaaaaaaagaactttcTTTATATGTACATAGGCTATAAATCATACAGCAAAAATTCCTGTTTCATTTAATTAGCTGCTCGTTTCTATGTGTTACGTGTTTCCATCAGTTTCCAAAcccaataagaaaaaagaaaaaggaaaagaagaggaCTAAAACGCCAACTAATTGTACTCTCCTTGCCATCTTCCACTCCCAACGCTCCCCCTTAGAGAACTCAATATTCCATTTCCGACCCCAATTATCCCAGCATCTTTTGCAGGCAGACCCTCTCTCTTCTGGTACCTTTCATAAACACACACACTTGCACTGATGCTTCAATAGTATTCTTTATGTATGTattcttgtatttatttttcactCGTAATATTCACGCTATTACGGCgtgtataatatttttgcaGAGAGGAAAAGGGCTCTGCTTTGCCAGATCAGATCCACATTATTCTTCTGAGATCTGTTTTCCATTGTTAAAGTGAAGTAACAAAGATGGGTATTTTGTTTACTAAGAtgttctcttctctttttggtAACAAAGAGGCTAGGATCCTTGTTCTGGGCCTTGATAATGCTGGCAAAACTACAATTCTctgtatgttttctttttctttttgttgattttactGGATACCCTTTTGGTTTTTTGTGATCTTTTGTAATGgatatttgttgaattttgatgTTAATGCAGATCGGCTTCAGATGGGTGAAGTTGTGTCCACCATTCCAAGTTGGTACTCTTTCTGCAGTTTATTTTATCGAGTTATGATAATGTTTGTTTAGATGGTGAAATCACATGATTATGAATATGACATAAATTGAAGctgatttttctcttttaatcttGCTTTTCTGTTTAAGAAACTgatttttagatataaaattgCACTCTCTTTGGCAATGAAGTGGAGGTTCTTATCTTCTGATTCTGTCCAGAATTGTCAAttgatgatttctttttttcttttttggatgCAGCAATTGGATTTAACGTTGAAACAGTGcagtataataatatcaaattccAAGTATGGGATCTTGGTACGCCAATTAATTCTCCTTGATCTGTGTTTCCTAAtgttatatgataaaatatttcttatatgaGACTAACTATTAATTGCTTATTAACATAAATGCTTAAGAACTCGTGAAGCATCTCCTTTTATAAAAAGCATAAGCTTGATTTTgttgtttattaatttgaatttgggTGGATGTAAAAACAGAAATTTAGCACATGAGTATGGGTCTGAGGGTGAGAAGTGATATATGTATTGAATTCTATGTCAACTTTACTGTCATTCCAATCTAAGCTTAGTAACCGTGCTTTCAATCCAAGACTGTCAAGCTGGGATTGATTCAAATTACTTTATGAACATATAGCAGACTATTCTAGACATTCAAGAACAGAAGTAAGAATGTTTAAAGTGGTTGGATCTCTGCACTGGACTTGTGCGTAGAAATATATCTGGTCAAACAATTGCATAAAAAATTTGGTTCAAGAATTACAGCGGATTATGATTGTCAGGCTGAGTTTCTAATAGCCATTGCTCATGAGATATGGACTCAAATACAAATTGATTTAGCCTCTTTCTGCTTATCTGCTGATTTTCAAAGTCATTTCTTGCTTTTGACCTTCAATTAATGTTGCATGCAGGCTCCATAGTAAAGTGCTCTAAGTTACTAAGACTAACATTACATAGCAAATAATTTTGAATCCTTTCTTTCAGTTATCCTTCTTTCATTGATTTGAAAAATCATGACAATTTGTTTCAGAAATAACAATGTTTTCCTAGTCATATAGTTgctaattctaataattaatttaactttaattagCATGCAACTATTCTTTCTAATTAAGTTTATCTTAAATAAGAGAAACAAAATACTGTTCAATGTAGATTCTAATAATTGAAAGTTTATCGACTGTGTTAAAGGTTGATTAGTTTGTGAGTTTTCTTCTTGCATGAAACACAATATAATATGCATGCCAATTTCTGCCAGTATATGGGACTACTAAGAGCTCTAGATATATGAGATAAAAGCTCCTTGATTTTACACCTTCTTCCCCTTAATTTCCACTTTTTCTTGTGAGATAAATCAAGAAGTATGCTTGTTGAAGAGCTCATTTTTAGGTTTTGCATCATCAAAGtcattttaatttctcattccttttttttttttttgatataggTGGACAGACAAGTATCAGGTAACTTCAAATCATCTAGaaaattcttataataaaCTTGCTTTATTGGGAAGGGACCTACTCCCTTGTGATATGCACtattggtttattttaatgaCTAAGCAATGTTGTTGTTTCGAAAGCTTGTGCAATTTATGGAACTACATGcctcatattaattaatttcttgacAAATAGATATGCACTGCCTGTATCCTAGTGCCAGTTTTGGCCGTGGGTTAGGATCATGACATGAATACATCCCTTCTACCTCCTTGAAAACAATATATacaataaattgataaaacaattattttttcctttttggtgCCTGAAAGGCTGAACTTAATATAGAATAACCCTAGACTGAAATTCTAAAGCCAATGCGCCTTATGGATAAGGAGGATTGttattgtaatttatttaagtaGGATGGGGCTTATAGAAGGGACTAGGGAGGGAGCTACCTCAGTTTCATAGGCTATGCCCAATGgactaaaacaataaaacaacTACCTTGAAATAGCTTCCATTGATTCAGTAGttttatttactattactGTTTGCATgtagaaaaagtaaattaaagctGTTGGCCTATGCTTCACTTTAAAATCTACGAAATGATTGCTTCCCATTTGCATCCTAACCGAGCATCTCTTCATTTTTACCCAATTACGTTAGCAACTTGCTAATCAATGAATAATAGGTGTTATCATCTCCTGCTTAAAAAATTGAGGATGATAGTATTAttcttggttttttttttctgttggATATAGGATTTTTGCTCTTTGGCCACATTACTTTTTGGTAGTTTAATCTTTCATCAATAGCACAAGCTCACAGTCTGCTTGTGCTTTATCCCACAGACCATATTGGAGATGTTATTTTCCCAACACGCAAGCCATAATCTATGTTGTTGATTCAAGTGACACTGATAGACTGGTGATTGCTAAAGATGAGTTCCATTCCATCCTTGAGGTATAGTTATTTCTGGTTTACATTCAATTAGGAGTATCTTAgaacaaattttttataactatCATCTGCACATATACAAATTTAATCAAGTCTTGTCGCCCATAGACAACTGAGTGAAAAAATGAAACTTGTGCTGGCTTTCTTTATTGTTTGGCTGACAATATCTCAGACTCCTATAACTAATCCTAGCCTATAGTCGTCTTATGCTGCATGTTTTAGGTGGTGGTCCAAGAGATGTAATGTTTTTGGTTTGCCAAATTTATATCATGAAGCTAAGATCCCTACATGTCTTACCATTCAAGATTCAAACAACTCGTTGGATTCAAAATCATAATTTGCAGAACGAGGATCTCTTAATATTGGTTTAGGAAACATTAATGTGAATTTTACTGCAGAAATGTCATAATACAAGGTTTTGATccaataatttcattttatcaaGAATGAGAATTGTAGATAACTTCTCCTTGTTTCCATTTGGGCTTTCAAGgacaaaaaatttattatcagatgtagtggtttatttgtcaCTAAAATTTGTCCGTCTAGTTATAGGAATTGGggaatttctttttgcaaACGACTGCACAATTTTTTCAAGTCCTTTGTGTGTGTCTATGTACCCCTCAGGGAAACTCACATGCGATAATTTAGGGGTGAATCTGTTAGGCTAAACTGTACACCAATAAATAGAAGGGTGTTCCCCTCTCTGTCACACCCCTTGGTGCTGTCATATCTATTGAAGTCTTGTGTATTAGAAGTTAATTATGGTTTGCTTATGAAACTTTGTAGTGAGGATTGAATTCTTAGCTTATGATTCTTTCTGAGCTAAATTTTTTGCTCCAACTGTTTAGAATATTGTGCATCCTGTTTTTGCATTTCAACATTGCTGAAGATGACTCATTGATcattgggttgttttccttTGGATAAAATTTAGTCATATTTGATATCAATGTCCATGCATTTTATTAGATCTTCTAAGATTCCAATTAACCTGTTTGAGTGTTTTGGCAGGAGGAAGAGTTAAGAGGTGCTGTTGTTCTTATCTTTGCAAACAAGCAGGTCTACTTTTGTGCCTAGTTGTTTAATTCTTTTACAATTTGTATAAAAAGGAAGAGATGAAGACTAATGCTATTGGCAAGTTTAACTGAGGATCTGGGCTATGATTACTCAAGCTTTTGTTGCTTTTATGACGCATACTTTGTGGATGCAAATTTTTTCATCAACTTTaagtttcttcttttgttctcttccagttattttcttttctgaagactttctttgatttataCAGGATCTTCCTGGTGCACTTGATGATGCTGCAATTACCGAGGCTCTAGAGTTGCACAAGATTAAGAATCGCCAATGGgcaatttttaaaacttctGCAATCAAAGGAGAAGGTCTTTTTGAAGGTTTGGACTGGTAAGTTCAATAAACATTAAATTGTAGATATTAGCATTGATTTTAAAGATACTAAATATAGGCTCACCATATACTTCTTCTGTGCAAAAGTATGAATATCATGGTAGGATTGTACTAGCCTTGTTTGATTACTAAGAACAAGATCAACAATTAGACTAGGAATCATGCATTGATTGCCTCTTTGAATGGTTGTAAGTATAGCATAAGAGTGAGAAATAAAgaatgtaaaagctttttgtAATCTTTAGATCGCTTATCATATAAGGCTGAAGTCTTTGAAATTAGAAATGAGAATGAAACTATGTTCCTGTTCATACACATTATTATTAACCAACCAGGGGCTTAATGTGCTTTTTTCGCAATTTAACTTTTGGGCCACATTATATGCAACTTCTGTGTTGGTTGAATTTAGCCAATTATCTGACGATCATATTCAAATGTTAACTTCATAagttttattatagaaaatatacaattgTGACCATGATAAGGTTATTTTATACCTTCTTTTATCGTAAAAGATattaagcttttctttttctctcactTCAACctgctttttctttaatccTTTCATCTAAAATCCCACTCTTATCTACTGATTCCTCATTGGCTTTCATATCATCCTTAACATACTTTAGGCtcatttcttatttgtttatttatgacAAAAGGTTGAGTTTAGTGGctaatttaattctttgagaGGTGGGTTTATTTAAGACAGTAACTTGATGTTGAGTCCTGTTGTgagaagatatatatttaggaAAGAAGCAGATATGCGGTATTCATGTTGGATGGATTTGAGGGGAATATCAGGAGATTAATGGGGTGATATTCAGAGtaagaatttttattctagctttctagagagagagagagagagagagagaaagagcaaTAACCTGTCAAGCAAATACATGAAGATAAGGAGTTTGAGTAGAAGTCAAGCTCTGTTTTAAGATGCCCGGATGGGTTTTATTGTTATGAGAAGTGACAAAACCATTACTTTGATAATCTGGGTTCAAACATAATCATTTGAAAACTATCACTTGGGGCTCTTTTATCCACTCTCTCATCTTTGTGTGCTGCTGTTGtcatctaatttttattttgtatttgtttgTTATGTTCTTTCGTAATTTTGGATGcatataagtttattttttctcataaatgTTATGATTAATTAACTGTTTCTAGGTCCTTTTAAGGGCTGATTGCATTTCTCTcaagatttttctttgattattGGTTTTGTTCAATTCACAGGATTaggaatttatttataaaattattagtattcataaatcatatataaCTTAAGTTATTAGTTATATATGGCGAGAACTATGGACATTGGTGGTTTGAAGGGACATACGTCTTGAAGTTAGGAATTATGCATAACCCTATTACACGCATTATTTTTGATAGAATACATATGATTATTAATGCCTGAAAAGCTACAGAACGTGGTTATAGTATTTGATTGAGCATTCTGagcttctctttttatttgaagataAGTTTGTAGCAAGGTGTTTGAGAGAGTTTGGCCATGTTCAATGTTGACTTGTGGTTGTATTGGTTGGGAGATTGAGCATATCCATGATATAGGAGAGTGGCCTAGGAGGTAGATTTAAGAAGGGAAACAAGGAAAGTTTAGGATTTTTAGCCATTCTATAAACATAGccttaaaattgaataacatAGGGAAAAAGTTATCTATATAGATGTCCATGCTATCCTTTACTATTTTGGCTTTTAGGAATAGATAAACTGAGTTGAGAATTACGGTCAGTTATATATGGCGAGAACTATGGACATTGGTGGTTTGAAGGGACATACGTCTTGAAGTTGGGACTTATGCATAACCCTATTACACAcgcattattttttatagaatacATATGATTATTAATGCTTGAGAAACTACAGAATGTCATTATAGTATTTGATTGAGCATTCTGagcttctctttttatttgaagataAGTTTGTAGCAAGGTGTTTGAGAGAGTTTCGCCATGTTCAATGTTGACTTGTGGTTGTATTGGTTAGGAGATTGAGCATATCCATGATATAGGAGAGTGGCTTAGGAGGTAGATTTAAGAAGGGGAAGAAGGAAAGTTTAGGATTTTTAGCCATTCTATAAACATAGCCTTAAAACTAAATAACATAGGGAAAAAGTTATCTATATAGATGTCCATGCTATCCCTTGCTATTTTGGCTTTTAGGAATAGATAAACTGAGTTGAGAATTACGGTCAGTTATATATGGGGAGAACTATGGACATTGGTGGTTTGAAGGGACATACGTCTTGAAGTTGGGACTTATGCATAACCCTATTACACACGCATTATTTTTGATAGAATACATATGATTATTAATGCCAGAGAAGCTACAGAACGTCGTTATAGTATTTGATTGAGCATTTTGagcttctctttttatttgaagataAGTTTATAGCATGGTGTTTGAGAGAGTTTGGCCATGTTCAATGTTGACTTGTGGTTGTATTGATTGGGAGATTGAGCATATCCATGATATAGGAGAGTGGCCTAGGAGGTAGATTTAAGGGAAGAAGGAAAGTTTAGGATTTTTAGCCATTCTATAAACATAGCCTTAAAACTGAATAACATAGGGAAAAAGTTATCTATATAGATGTCCATGCTATCCCTTGCTATTTTGGCTTTTAGGAATAGATAAACTGAATTGAGAATTACGGTCAGTTATATATGGCAAGAACTATGGACATTGGTGGTTTGAAGGGACATACGTCTTGAAGTTGGGACTTATGCATAACCCTATTACACACGCATTATTTTTGATagaataaatatgattattaatgCTTGAGAAGCTACAGAACGTCGTTATAGTATTTGATTGAGCATTCTGAGCCTCTGTTTATATTTGAAGATAAGTTTGTAGCAAGGTGTTTAAGAGAGTTTGGCCATGTTCAATATTGACTTGTGGTTGTATTGGTTGGGAGATTGAGCATATCCATGATATAGGAGAATGGCCTGGGAGGTAGAT is a window encoding:
- the LOC8277523 gene encoding ADP-ribosylation factor 1 isoform X1, with the translated sequence MGILFTKMFSSLFGNKEARILVLGLDNAGKTTILYRLQMGEVVSTIPTIGFNVETVQYNNIKFQVWDLGGQTSIRPYWRCYFPNTQAIIYVVDSSDTDRLVIAKDEFHSILEEEELRGAVVLIFANKQDLPGALDDAAITEALELHKIKNRQWAIFKTSAIKGEGLFEGLDWLSNTLKSGGA
- the LOC8277523 gene encoding ADP-ribosylation factor 1 isoform X2, translated to MLAKLQFSIGFRWVKLCPPFQVAIGFNVETVQYNNIKFQVWDLGGQTSIRPYWRCYFPNTQAIIYVVDSSDTDRLVIAKDEFHSILEEEELRGAVVLIFANKQDLPGALDDAAITEALELHKIKNRQWAIFKTSAIKGEGLFEGLDWLSNTLKSGGA